CGGCGAAGGCCTTCACGATCGCCGCCAGCGCCAGCAGGATCAGCGCCGCCGCAATCCAGCGGCCATAGTGCCGACGCGGCACATGGCGCAGATGGGCGATAGAATAGGGCGAGGTGCCCGTGGTGATGTCGGTCATGCGCTGCCCCCTGGCCGTTCAGCCGATCGGACCACTATAGGACCCGGCCCAGCTGTCCTGCTCGACCAGCAGCTCGCGCAGCCGCGCCAGCTGCTCGCGCACCCGATCCGGCGCGGTGCCGCCATGGCCCGACCGGGCGGCCACCGCCGCCTCCGGCGTCAGGCAGGACCGGATCTCGGGCGCCAGCCGCGGGTCGACCGACGCGAGGTCGGCATCCTCCAGATCCTCCAGCCCGATGCCGCGGTCCTCGCAATGCCGGACCAGGGCGCCGGTGATCTCATGCGCCTCGGAGAAGGGCACGCCGCGCCGGGCCAGCCAGTCCGCCACCTCAGTCGCCAGGGTGAAGCCCTCGACCGACTGGCGCTTCAGCGTCTCGACATTGACCCGCATCGTCCGCAGCATCCCGGCCATCGCCGGCAGCACGGAGTCGAGCGTGTCGACCGCCTCGAAGGCGGCGCGCTTGTCCTCGACCAGGTCGCGGTTATAGGCGAAGGGCAGACCCTTCAGCGCCGTCAGCATCGCCGTCAGCCCGCCGATCAGCCGGGCGGCCCGGCCGCGCGTCAGCTCGGCGATGTCGGCGTTCTTCTTCTGCGGCATGATCGAGGAGCCGGTGGCGTAGGCGTCGTCCAGTTCGACCCAGCGGAACTGGCGCGACGACCACAGGAACACCTCCTCCGCCAGCCGGGACAGATGCACCGACAGCATCGCGGCGACGAACAGGAACTCCGCCACATGGTCGCGGCTGCCGACGGCGTCGATCGAGTTCTCGCAGGGGCCGTCATAGCCCAGCTCGGCGGCCGACAAATCGGGGCGCAGCGC
The sequence above is a segment of the Inquilinus sp. Marseille-Q2685 genome. Coding sequences within it:
- the argH gene encoding argininosuccinate lyase, with the protein product MTEPTRLWGARFRAAPAPELMALSRSDASHFRLAPYDLAASAAHARELVRAGILTVAEGETIAVALMDLARDVAAGTVRPNQGDEDVHTFLERALTERLGTLGGKLRAGRSRNDQAANDLKLYLRDVARRLAGHVMALQQALMAQAEAHVETLAPGFTHLQPAQPVTFAHQLLAHAQTFARDVERLQDWDRRSARSPLGAAALAGSAIALRPDLSAAELGYDGPCENSIDAVGSRDHVAEFLFVAAMLSVHLSRLAEEVFLWSSRQFRWVELDDAYATGSSIMPQKKNADIAELTRGRAARLIGGLTAMLTALKGLPFAYNRDLVEDKRAAFEAVDTLDSVLPAMAGMLRTMRVNVETLKRQSVEGFTLATEVADWLARRGVPFSEAHEITGALVRHCEDRGIGLEDLEDADLASVDPRLAPEIRSCLTPEAAVAARSGHGGTAPDRVREQLARLRELLVEQDSWAGSYSGPIG